The following are encoded together in the Flavihumibacter fluvii genome:
- the fucP gene encoding L-fucose:H+ symporter permease yields the protein MNHKRPLITPGYLLTFAMVTALFFLWALPNTMNDVLITHFMKSLELSRLKAGLIQSAFKLGYFAFALPAGLFMQRFGYKYGLVTGLILFALGCFLFWPAALAGKYIFFLGALFVIASGLAFLELGANSLIVSMGDPDMSERRLNLAQAFNPIGAMTGVAIGTVFIFSGNEQTQAQVDIMKAAGTYKAYLAEETMRVGPPYITLGIVVLVFAFLISRAKFPEQETRGAGHEKGSFKALRQYPHWYKAIVAQFFYLGAQLGTWSFFIQYVKENAGLSNKMAGGFLVGTLAAFMAGRFSSTLFMKYIKPTKLMGLYAMANICLVSTGILFPGWIGVWAIFFTSFFMSVMYPTIFASGVKGLGPNAKLGASFLVMSLIGGAVLTPFMGLIADRYLAIAPAMVIPLFSYFVILYYSFFGSRPSGPLYDARKMED from the coding sequence ATGAATCATAAGCGACCGCTGATCACGCCTGGATACCTGCTGACCTTCGCCATGGTCACCGCTTTATTCTTTTTGTGGGCCTTACCCAACACGATGAATGATGTACTTATTACACATTTTATGAAGTCCCTTGAATTATCCCGTCTAAAGGCAGGATTGATACAGTCTGCTTTCAAATTGGGTTATTTCGCATTTGCACTGCCTGCTGGACTATTCATGCAACGTTTTGGATATAAATACGGGCTGGTTACGGGCCTGATCTTGTTTGCGTTGGGGTGTTTCTTATTTTGGCCAGCTGCCTTAGCCGGAAAGTATATTTTCTTTTTAGGAGCGCTGTTTGTAATTGCCAGTGGCCTTGCTTTCCTGGAGCTGGGGGCCAATTCATTAATTGTAAGCATGGGTGATCCTGACATGTCTGAACGTCGGTTAAATCTTGCACAAGCTTTCAATCCAATAGGGGCTATGACTGGTGTTGCCATTGGTACGGTATTCATTTTCTCGGGCAATGAACAAACACAGGCCCAGGTAGACATTATGAAAGCAGCAGGAACTTACAAGGCATACCTGGCAGAAGAGACCATGCGAGTTGGCCCGCCTTATATTACTTTAGGTATTGTGGTATTGGTGTTTGCCTTTCTGATATCGAGGGCAAAATTTCCAGAGCAGGAAACCAGGGGTGCTGGCCATGAAAAAGGCAGCTTTAAAGCTTTAAGGCAATATCCGCACTGGTATAAAGCAATAGTTGCCCAGTTCTTTTATTTAGGTGCGCAATTGGGTACCTGGAGTTTTTTCATCCAGTATGTAAAGGAGAATGCCGGGCTTTCGAATAAAATGGCGGGAGGGTTTCTCGTTGGAACACTGGCGGCGTTTATGGCTGGACGTTTTTCTTCCACGTTGTTCATGAAATATATCAAACCAACAAAATTGATGGGGCTATATGCCATGGCCAATATCTGCCTGGTATCTACAGGCATCCTGTTTCCCGGTTGGATCGGCGTCTGGGCGATATTCTTTACCAGTTTTTTTATGTCGGTGATGTATCCAACCATATTTGCATCGGGGGTAAAGGGACTTGGGCCCAACGCCAAATTAGGAGCATCCTTTCTGGTAATGAGCCTTATCGGCGGCGCAGTGCTGACGCCTTTCATGGGATTGATTGCAGACCGTTACCTTGCCATTGCCCCGGCCATGGTGATCCCCTTGTTCTCCTATTTCGTGATCCTGTATTATTCCTTTTTCGGATCAAGGCCTTCCGGGCCATTGTACGACGCACGCAAAATGGAAGATTAG
- a CDS encoding glycoside hydrolase family 97 catalytic domain-containing protein, protein MRERILSATCAIVFFSQVISAQQPSRGNGSIEIFSPSELIKFSLFLTSQGNLTYTVHYNGRQVIEPSSLGITIDQKNLGAGVEIASPIFSLVNETYPSNGVHALAANHYRSAIVQVRHIKTRTNYQLEVRAFNNGLAFRYLLPKKGSSLVSGEASSWKIPKGSTVWFQDNVFYYEGLYNATPLSKLGAKRIGPPLTYQTTDSIYVSITEAALYNYSGMSLQSDNKGVLHAAFVNDPKGWTIMDTVVSPWRAAIITKDLNGLVNADIIQNLNPAPDSIFHHAGWIKPGRAVWSYFEHENVTTMDLERTYIDKAALLGFEYNMVDAGWESSWPDAMDSLKALVDYAQQKKVGIWVWKSYASLKESTFRRTFFAALRKIGVAGVKIDFIDEEGISQVKFYENTLKDAALAHLMINFHGANKPTGINRTYPNELTREAIYGQEWTTYTPQGPLNNCIIPFTRFIAGPADYTPGVFDSKRAYGTSWAHQLALQIIFNSVLSCWPSDPDLYLSSAALPLIKSIPTTWDETIVLTHSRIGELAAFARRKGNDWYLGIINAGDEKRIVLPLDFLGAGNFAAQVIQDDLTNSDHLLHMQSAYSASDSILVVMKPAGGFAASFIKTNIEVPAITIKPQGGYLYAPALVTISANPNGEIRYTMDGTEPTMNATLYERPITITNPGIIRARVFRNAQPLAAIGVAQFLLAPAPKLSSPGGIFINSKWLFVSGGQKNGDIHYTLDGSEPSNTAPLFKDSILLTGTATLKAKIFFPSGLASTTVTTNFIKATPTPAITGRTTVSGLSASYYEGKWTMMPDFTKLSPKKKELVTLPDLNLLKTRKEFYAVQFSGYINIPAGGVYTFYIVSDDGAQLLMDGQQLVDNDGCHGDLEKSGEKALAAGMHSFTINYFQNGSGQSLKVYIKGPGTEKKLIPASMFFY, encoded by the coding sequence ATGAGGGAAAGGATTCTTTCCGCGACCTGTGCTATTGTATTTTTTAGCCAGGTAATTTCAGCCCAACAGCCCTCCAGAGGTAATGGTAGTATTGAAATATTCAGTCCATCGGAACTCATCAAATTTAGCCTGTTCCTGACAAGTCAGGGCAACCTGACTTATACGGTGCACTATAATGGCAGGCAGGTTATTGAACCATCCTCCCTGGGTATTACGATTGATCAAAAAAATCTCGGAGCTGGTGTTGAAATAGCATCGCCCATTTTTTCGTTGGTGAATGAAACTTATCCATCTAATGGCGTGCATGCATTGGCTGCCAATCATTACCGTTCCGCCATCGTCCAGGTCAGGCATATTAAAACCCGAACAAATTACCAGCTTGAGGTAAGGGCTTTTAATAATGGTCTGGCATTTCGGTACCTATTGCCCAAAAAAGGCAGCTCATTAGTTAGCGGTGAAGCCAGCTCATGGAAAATACCAAAAGGTTCAACAGTCTGGTTCCAGGACAATGTGTTTTACTATGAAGGCTTGTATAATGCAACACCATTATCAAAACTGGGCGCCAAAAGAATCGGCCCGCCATTAACATACCAAACCACAGATAGTATATATGTAAGTATTACAGAAGCAGCATTATATAATTACAGCGGCATGTCACTGCAATCAGATAACAAAGGTGTGCTCCATGCAGCTTTCGTTAATGATCCGAAAGGCTGGACCATAATGGACACCGTGGTTTCCCCGTGGCGTGCAGCTATCATCACTAAAGACCTCAACGGACTTGTAAATGCAGACATCATTCAAAACCTGAATCCTGCACCGGATAGCATTTTTCACCATGCAGGCTGGATAAAACCCGGCCGGGCCGTTTGGTCCTATTTCGAACATGAGAACGTAACCACCATGGACCTGGAAAGAACATACATTGATAAAGCTGCCCTGCTTGGCTTTGAATATAATATGGTAGATGCAGGCTGGGAGTCAAGCTGGCCCGATGCTATGGATTCACTCAAAGCATTAGTGGACTATGCACAACAAAAAAAAGTCGGTATCTGGGTCTGGAAAAGTTACGCATCTTTAAAAGAGTCCACCTTCAGGCGAACTTTTTTTGCGGCGCTCCGCAAGATCGGGGTTGCGGGCGTAAAAATTGATTTTATAGATGAGGAAGGAATCAGCCAGGTGAAATTTTATGAGAATACCCTCAAAGATGCCGCACTTGCACACTTGATGATTAATTTTCACGGTGCAAATAAACCCACCGGTATCAACCGCACTTATCCGAATGAGCTTACCCGTGAAGCCATTTATGGCCAGGAGTGGACCACCTATACGCCACAAGGCCCCCTAAATAATTGTATCATTCCATTCACCCGTTTCATCGCTGGTCCGGCGGATTATACGCCGGGGGTTTTCGATAGCAAAAGGGCCTATGGCACTTCATGGGCACACCAACTGGCTTTACAGATCATCTTTAATTCCGTATTAAGCTGCTGGCCATCAGATCCTGATCTTTATTTATCCAGCGCTGCACTTCCACTCATTAAATCCATTCCCACAACCTGGGACGAAACCATTGTTTTAACACATAGCCGCATTGGTGAACTTGCAGCTTTTGCCAGGCGGAAAGGTAATGACTGGTACCTTGGTATCATCAATGCCGGTGATGAAAAACGGATCGTATTACCGCTGGATTTTTTAGGTGCCGGTAATTTTGCGGCCCAGGTCATTCAGGATGACCTCACCAACAGTGACCATCTCCTGCATATGCAATCAGCCTATTCTGCTTCGGATTCAATACTTGTTGTTATGAAACCTGCAGGTGGATTTGCAGCATCCTTTATCAAAACAAATATTGAAGTGCCCGCCATAACGATCAAACCCCAGGGTGGATATTTGTATGCCCCTGCCCTGGTCACCATATCAGCAAATCCGAATGGTGAAATCCGATACACGATGGATGGCACTGAGCCTACAATGAACGCTACTTTGTATGAACGGCCTATAACAATAACAAATCCTGGAATAATCAGGGCCCGCGTTTTCCGAAACGCCCAACCTCTTGCTGCAATCGGTGTTGCGCAGTTCCTGCTGGCGCCGGCTCCTAAACTGTCTTCACCCGGCGGGATTTTCATTAATTCAAAATGGCTGTTCGTGTCAGGCGGACAAAAGAATGGCGACATCCATTATACACTGGACGGCAGCGAACCATCGAACACCGCACCCTTATTTAAGGATTCCATATTGCTGACCGGCACAGCCACGCTCAAGGCCAAAATATTTTTTCCGTCAGGATTAGCAAGCACAACTGTAACTACAAATTTCATAAAAGCTACACCCACTCCCGCAATTACAGGCAGAACAACAGTAAGCGGATTATCTGCCTCCTATTACGAAGGAAAATGGACCATGATGCCCGATTTCACAAAACTGTCCCCAAAGAAAAAAGAACTGGTTACCCTACCGGACCTTAACCTGCTGAAAACGCGTAAAGAATTTTATGCGGTTCAATTTTCAGGTTATATCAATATTCCTGCTGGTGGTGTATATACGTTCTATATTGTTTCTGATGACGGCGCACAATTATTAATGGATGGACAGCAACTGGTGGATAATGATGGCTGTCATGGTGACCTTGAAAAATCAGGTGAAAAAGCACTTGCTGCCGGAATGCACAGCTTTACCATCAACTATTTCCAGAACGGGTCAGGGCAATCATTAAAAGTGTATATAAAAGGTCCGGGGACAGAGAAAAAACTAATACCTGCATCCATGTTCTTCTATTAG
- a CDS encoding ThuA domain-containing protein yields the protein MLRTVSVMILLAYSMFSCAQEKKTWVTYPGNDGPGKGRNIVFVSGDEEYRSEEGLPMLAQILAVRYGFNCTVLFSTDPKTGEIDARYQTNITGLEHLQKADLLVMLTRFRELPDAQMKYFDEYVKAGKPVIGLRTATHPFNYSRDTAGVYAKYSFNSEVPGWEGGFGKLVLGETWINHHGIHGKEGTRGLINGIEQDGKNPILNGVKDIWTPTDVYSIQQLTRANILVYGQSTNGMTPTAPVNLEKSVMPVAWTRTYQVPGGREGKAFATTMGAAVDLLNEDLRRLIVNACFWAVGIEKQIPEKANVSFIKDFKPTMFGFDNFKKGSFPSKYEMK from the coding sequence ATGTTACGTACAGTAAGTGTAATGATTTTGTTGGCCTATAGTATGTTTTCCTGCGCCCAGGAAAAAAAAACATGGGTGACCTACCCGGGAAATGATGGTCCTGGCAAAGGCAGGAACATCGTGTTCGTTAGTGGTGATGAAGAATACCGTTCTGAAGAAGGTTTACCCATGCTGGCCCAGATCCTCGCCGTAAGATATGGATTCAACTGCACGGTCTTGTTTTCGACCGACCCGAAAACCGGTGAGATCGATGCCCGTTACCAAACGAATATTACAGGACTGGAACATTTGCAGAAAGCAGACCTCCTCGTGATGCTCACCAGGTTCCGCGAATTGCCCGATGCACAAATGAAATATTTTGATGAATATGTAAAAGCTGGAAAGCCGGTCATCGGCCTCCGGACTGCCACACATCCTTTTAATTACTCAAGGGATACCGCCGGCGTATATGCGAAATATAGTTTCAATTCCGAAGTACCCGGCTGGGAAGGTGGATTCGGCAAATTAGTATTAGGTGAGACCTGGATCAACCACCATGGTATACACGGGAAAGAAGGAACACGAGGCCTTATCAATGGTATTGAACAGGATGGCAAAAACCCGATCCTGAATGGGGTAAAAGATATCTGGACACCAACTGATGTATATAGTATCCAACAACTCACCAGGGCCAATATATTAGTATATGGACAATCGACAAATGGCATGACACCAACAGCCCCTGTAAATCTGGAAAAATCCGTGATGCCGGTAGCCTGGACCAGGACCTACCAGGTGCCTGGTGGCCGGGAAGGAAAAGCCTTTGCCACAACAATGGGTGCAGCAGTAGATCTGCTGAATGAAGACCTGAGAAGGTTGATCGTAAACGCCTGTTTTTGGGCAGTTGGAATTGAAAAGCAGATTCCTGAAAAGGCAAATGTCAGTTTCATCAAGGATTTCAAACCCACTATGTTCGGTTTTGATAACTTTAAGAAAGGCAGCTTCCCTTCCAAATATGAAATGAAATGA
- a CDS encoding ThuA domain-containing protein encodes MYHNRRQFLKNTSLTAFSGIILPGSVIPLLEVKKKIRILVWDERSDEQKEAYDNFLGNYIADQLKANPEFSVASVGLDDADQGIPDSTLDQTDLLIWWGHVRQDEISPEKGKNIVERIKAGTLAFIALHSAHWSTPFVQAMNEITRLNVLKDSPVKSTNISFIAPPKQFTVPHYDARITPYTVERKFPDGQTKLQVHLPFCCFPAYRNDGKPSTVKVLQPGHPIMAGLPASFLIPQTEMYDEPFHVPAPDSVIFEESWATGEWFRSGMLWELGKGKIFYFRPGHETFPVFKEKNVLNILSNAAKWIVA; translated from the coding sequence ATGTATCACAACAGACGGCAATTCTTGAAGAACACTTCTTTAACAGCATTTTCAGGTATCATTCTGCCTGGTTCAGTTATCCCGCTGCTTGAAGTGAAAAAAAAGATCCGCATCCTGGTATGGGATGAACGGAGTGATGAGCAAAAAGAAGCCTACGATAATTTTTTAGGGAATTACATTGCTGACCAATTGAAGGCCAATCCGGAATTTTCAGTAGCATCCGTTGGATTGGATGACGCTGATCAGGGCATTCCAGACAGCACACTCGACCAAACCGACCTGCTGATTTGGTGGGGGCATGTGCGGCAGGATGAAATAAGTCCGGAGAAAGGTAAAAACATTGTCGAAAGGATTAAAGCTGGCACCCTGGCATTTATTGCACTCCATTCCGCACATTGGTCTACGCCCTTCGTACAGGCAATGAATGAGATTACCCGGTTGAATGTCCTGAAGGATAGTCCCGTGAAATCGACAAACATCAGTTTCATTGCACCACCGAAACAATTCACCGTTCCTCACTATGATGCCCGTATAACACCTTATACTGTTGAACGCAAGTTCCCAGACGGCCAGACCAAATTGCAGGTACACCTGCCATTTTGTTGTTTCCCGGCCTATCGAAATGATGGCAAACCCAGCACCGTGAAAGTGTTGCAGCCGGGTCACCCTATCATGGCCGGACTACCGGCAAGTTTCTTAATCCCGCAGACTGAAATGTATGATGAGCCCTTTCACGTACCTGCACCTGACTCGGTTATTTTCGAAGAATCGTGGGCGACAGGTGAATGGTTCCGCTCTGGCATGTTGTGGGAACTGGGCAAAGGAAAAATATTTTACTTCAGGCCTGGCCACGAGACTTTCCCTGTATTCAAAGAGAAAAATGTCCTGAATATCTTATCAAACGCTGCTAAATGGATAGTCGCATGA
- a CDS encoding DUF6797 domain-containing protein, whose protein sequence is MKRTIYYFFPALLLILCFRNAGPYGPTDIDHAAVIKSLNKSTLEKGRQIYESSCMTCHGSNGTSSYPQARSFSKDKLRFGNKPYEMWQTITNGAGLMAPQTWLAPEERYYVVQYIREAFMKKPNPGQYYKITDEYLATLPKPGSTVAQQLAITKTEALRGSQKYGQEWFRAHQSNYGTAIHSQLKEHTTAALTILLDNHVKLSYNLLRMGTTAAWKGELNLEATKYKNYRGEGQPSIQGQMMEGLDLWQWTYNGRIDSLQKTIGIRTPLPKEFLNYHGHYTYNKGVILSYAIAGRDILEYPQAITISGRIILAQTLNISPGTSEQKIIIGQLPNAGKGNANGITTLIDPKTKKFIAAGIISLNKEIACIVDNNKIVLNIPASTESISVQVLRTSGNNREGILAFADVVKKKTAKIDLPELSQMTKGGPAQWSKIVKATGTLNANRAHIDPAFRKDAGRNDPKKLVPIPVDYPYTIDDIGLPFNNAYNAWIRPTCLGFKSDGSIVVGTYTGDVWIATGIDSTLKNIRWQRIATGLFECMGLKVIKDKLFVTTRNGIVLLHDLNGDGETDFYENFYADTDVSSFFHAFNFSLETDSQGNFYYAKPGEYTDNKDPGNLMKISPDGKKSESLATGFRVNNGVTITPDDRIFVSDNQGNWTPANKINLIEFGAYYGYVPNLTGGKEWSPDGKIFTKDQMAGDVINPAIVKVPDTFHPPVIWLPQEFDNSPGGGVWSDKSWGPLGDQFIHTSYGTGWAYFFMTQKVDDITQGAMVALPFQLDAGIQRAAVNPVDKQVYVTGLTGWDDAQAVKYGVLSRIRFKGGEGHLLKDAKVVKDGIKLSFNFRLDEQQVQNLSNYTISQWNYKWTSNYGSAHYSVMEKDKEGEDALPVKDALISEDGKSVVLHIPGIGPAQTVRLRFEVTGADRVKLNDVVYLTIHKIPK, encoded by the coding sequence ATGAAAAGAACGATTTATTATTTCTTTCCCGCACTTCTGTTGATATTATGTTTCCGGAACGCCGGACCTTATGGCCCCACTGACATTGATCACGCTGCGGTCATTAAAAGTTTAAACAAGTCCACTCTCGAAAAAGGCAGGCAGATCTATGAAAGTTCCTGCATGACCTGTCATGGTAGTAATGGCACATCTTCCTATCCGCAAGCAAGGTCTTTCAGCAAAGATAAATTACGCTTTGGCAACAAGCCATATGAGATGTGGCAGACGATCACCAATGGGGCCGGATTGATGGCACCGCAAACATGGCTTGCACCAGAAGAACGTTATTATGTGGTACAGTACATACGAGAGGCATTTATGAAGAAGCCCAATCCAGGCCAGTATTACAAGATTACTGATGAGTACCTGGCCACCTTACCCAAGCCAGGCAGCACTGTTGCCCAACAATTGGCCATTACAAAAACTGAAGCATTACGGGGCTCACAGAAATATGGACAGGAATGGTTCCGCGCCCATCAAAGCAATTATGGTACTGCCATCCATTCCCAATTAAAAGAGCATACAACTGCGGCGCTAACCATCCTGTTGGATAACCATGTCAAACTAAGTTATAACCTTCTCCGGATGGGCACAACAGCTGCCTGGAAAGGTGAACTGAACCTCGAAGCCACGAAATATAAAAATTACCGCGGTGAGGGTCAGCCTTCGATACAGGGTCAAATGATGGAAGGACTTGACCTATGGCAATGGACCTACAACGGCCGGATCGATAGCCTCCAAAAAACTATCGGGATACGGACACCCCTTCCAAAAGAGTTCCTCAATTACCATGGCCACTATACCTATAATAAAGGTGTGATCCTCTCCTATGCCATCGCCGGCCGGGATATACTTGAATATCCACAGGCCATAACGATCTCCGGAAGAATTATCCTGGCACAGACCCTGAACATCTCGCCCGGAACCTCAGAACAAAAAATCATTATCGGGCAACTGCCAAATGCCGGGAAAGGTAATGCCAATGGTATCACCACATTAATTGATCCAAAAACGAAAAAATTCATAGCAGCAGGAATTATTTCATTAAATAAAGAAATTGCATGCATCGTAGATAATAACAAGATTGTATTAAACATTCCTGCCAGCACAGAATCAATTTCAGTCCAGGTATTACGGACCTCAGGGAATAACCGCGAAGGTATCCTTGCATTTGCGGATGTTGTAAAAAAGAAAACTGCAAAAATTGATTTGCCAGAGCTTTCACAAATGACAAAAGGCGGACCAGCACAATGGTCCAAAATAGTGAAAGCTACAGGCACGTTGAATGCTAACAGGGCACACATCGATCCGGCCTTCCGCAAAGATGCTGGCAGGAATGATCCGAAGAAACTAGTCCCCATACCCGTGGATTATCCATATACCATTGATGATATCGGACTGCCATTCAATAATGCCTATAATGCCTGGATAAGGCCAACCTGCCTGGGTTTCAAAAGCGATGGCAGCATCGTGGTCGGTACGTATACCGGTGATGTATGGATTGCCACCGGCATTGATAGTACCCTGAAAAATATAAGGTGGCAAAGGATTGCAACCGGACTCTTCGAATGTATGGGCTTAAAGGTTATTAAAGATAAACTATTTGTCACCACGAGAAATGGCATTGTATTGCTCCACGACCTGAATGGAGATGGTGAGACAGATTTTTATGAGAATTTCTATGCCGATACGGATGTATCATCCTTTTTCCATGCTTTCAATTTCAGCCTTGAAACAGACAGCCAGGGAAATTTCTATTATGCGAAACCTGGTGAGTACACTGATAATAAAGACCCGGGCAACCTCATGAAAATTTCACCCGATGGAAAAAAAAGTGAAAGCCTTGCAACCGGTTTTCGCGTGAACAATGGCGTTACCATCACACCTGATGACCGGATCTTTGTAAGCGACAACCAGGGCAACTGGACACCAGCCAACAAAATCAACCTGATTGAATTCGGCGCTTATTATGGCTATGTACCAAACCTTACAGGTGGAAAAGAATGGAGTCCGGATGGTAAAATATTTACCAAAGACCAGATGGCCGGTGACGTGATCAATCCAGCTATAGTCAAAGTACCTGATACATTTCATCCACCTGTCATCTGGCTACCCCAGGAGTTTGACAATTCGCCGGGAGGTGGCGTGTGGAGTGATAAAAGCTGGGGACCCCTCGGCGACCAGTTCATCCACACCAGTTATGGCACCGGTTGGGCTTATTTTTTTATGACGCAGAAAGTAGATGATATCACCCAGGGCGCAATGGTAGCCCTGCCCTTTCAATTGGATGCAGGAATCCAGCGTGCTGCAGTAAATCCTGTGGACAAACAGGTCTACGTAACCGGACTAACTGGATGGGATGATGCCCAGGCCGTGAAATACGGCGTACTCAGCAGAATAAGGTTCAAAGGTGGCGAAGGCCATTTATTAAAAGATGCGAAAGTTGTGAAGGACGGCATCAAACTATCCTTTAATTTCAGGCTGGATGAACAACAAGTACAAAATCTTTCCAATTATACAATTTCCCAATGGAATTATAAATGGACAAGCAATTATGGCTCAGCTCATTATTCTGTAATGGAAAAAGATAAGGAAGGTGAAGATGCCCTTCCGGTGAAAGATGCCCTGATCAGTGAAGATGGAAAATCTGTGGTTTTGCATATTCCCGGCATAGGTCCTGCCCAAACGGTGAGACTCCGTTTTGAAGTTACAGGAGCTGACCGGGTAAAACTAAATGATGTTGTTTATTTAACCATACATAAAATACCTAAATAA
- a CDS encoding alpha-L-fucosidase, giving the protein MARLSQAQTYQPTWESLDKRPVPQWYRDAKFGIFIHWGVYSVPGYRVKGQYSEWYQNGLNTGDTATINY; this is encoded by the coding sequence ATGGCTAGATTATCACAGGCACAAACCTACCAACCCACCTGGGAATCATTGGATAAAAGGCCGGTTCCGCAATGGTACCGGGATGCTAAATTCGGGATCTTCATCCATTGGGGTGTCTACTCTGTTCCGGGATACCGGGTAAAAGGTCAGTATTCAGAATGGTACCAGAATGGCTTAAATACTGGCGATACGGCCACCATCAATTACTAA